From the Sinorhizobium garamanticum genome, one window contains:
- the repA gene encoding plasmid partitioning protein RepA, with amino-acid sequence MQQRIQSLEEQEHLPSLLSADAQELAHQLQEHQKKIFSPTAQKTMRLFTPAEAAAFIGIGEGYLRQIASEGHGPQPLSNGRRMYAVEDIDRIRRVLDEGAKTGKYIPHRRPGEKLQVVSVMNFKGGSGKTTTSAHLSQYLALRGYRVLAIDLDPQASLSALFGHQPELDVGEAETLYGAIRYENPRPIGDIVRSTYTANLHLIPGNLELMEFEHETPKAMIGGSAETLFFARIGEALSEIESFYDIAVIDCPPQLGFLTMSALCAATSVLITVHPQMLDVMSMSQFLSMTSDLMTVVEKAGGRTSYDWMRYLVTRFEPNDGPQSQMTGFMRAIFGNRMLQNAMVKSTAISDAGVTKQTLYEVERSQFIRGTYDRAMDSLSLVNSEIEEIIRKVWGRK; translated from the coding sequence TTGCAGCAGAGAATCCAGAGTCTTGAGGAGCAGGAGCATTTGCCATCCCTGCTGTCCGCCGACGCTCAGGAGCTTGCTCATCAGTTGCAGGAACATCAGAAAAAGATCTTCTCCCCGACGGCACAAAAAACGATGCGGCTGTTTACTCCGGCCGAGGCGGCGGCCTTCATCGGAATCGGTGAAGGATACCTGCGTCAGATCGCGTCAGAAGGCCACGGGCCGCAGCCGCTGTCAAACGGCCGGCGCATGTATGCCGTCGAGGATATCGACCGCATCCGCCGCGTGCTCGACGAGGGCGCTAAGACCGGAAAATACATCCCTCACCGCCGACCGGGCGAAAAGCTCCAGGTCGTTTCGGTCATGAATTTCAAGGGCGGCTCGGGCAAGACGACGACGTCGGCCCATCTCTCCCAATATCTCGCGCTCCGCGGCTATCGCGTGCTGGCGATCGATCTCGATCCGCAGGCCTCGCTTTCCGCCCTCTTCGGCCACCAGCCGGAGCTCGACGTCGGCGAGGCCGAAACCCTTTATGGCGCCATCCGCTACGAGAACCCCCGCCCCATCGGCGACATTGTCCGCTCGACCTACACCGCCAATCTCCACCTGATACCGGGCAATCTCGAACTGATGGAGTTCGAACATGAGACGCCGAAGGCAATGATCGGCGGGTCGGCCGAAACCTTGTTCTTCGCCCGGATCGGCGAGGCGCTTTCCGAGATCGAGAGTTTCTACGATATCGCCGTCATCGACTGCCCGCCGCAGCTTGGCTTTCTGACCATGTCGGCGCTCTGCGCCGCAACTTCGGTGCTCATCACCGTGCATCCGCAGATGCTCGACGTGATGTCGATGTCGCAGTTCCTGTCGATGACGAGCGACCTGATGACCGTGGTGGAAAAGGCGGGCGGGCGCACGAGCTACGACTGGATGCGCTATCTGGTCACCCGTTTCGAGCCGAATGACGGGCCGCAAAGCCAGATGACCGGCTTCATGCGGGCGATCTTCGGCAATCGCATGCTCCAGAATGCCATGGTGAAGTCGACCGCCATCTCGGACGCAGGCGTCACCAAGCAGACGCTCTACGAGGTGGAACGCTCGCAATTCATCCGCGGCACCTACGACCGGGCGATGGATTCGCTCTCGCTCGTCAATTCAGAGATTGAAGAGATAATCCGCAAGGTCTGGGGAAGGAAGTAA
- the repB gene encoding plasmid partitioning protein RepB — protein MARKNLIGISDSPTAPVDGERPAVERPIAGLAQGHRPNGLVGGITRSLSNITQKVERAEELERQLAEGQSIVDLDPSLIDASFVVDRLGVTAEAQAALVQQIRDHGQQVPILVRPHPTAKERYQVAYGHRRLAALREIGGKVKAVIRNLSDEQLVVSQGQENNARTDLSFIERALFATRLEDRGFSREIIMSSLGVDKAALSKMITVVRRLPVEVIEAVGAAPAFGRRRWMELADLIDLDGNRSRALEFVEETEFPSGESDQRFEKLLSFLSTAKERAKVEAWIAPDRTRPVRIRETESETTLAFSRKVAPGFADFVRQRLQSLYLEYQQETGD, from the coding sequence ATGGCGCGCAAGAACCTGATCGGCATTTCCGACAGCCCGACGGCTCCGGTAGACGGAGAGCGGCCGGCCGTCGAGCGCCCGATCGCCGGCCTCGCGCAGGGCCACCGGCCAAACGGCCTCGTCGGCGGGATTACCAGGTCGCTTTCGAATATCACACAGAAGGTGGAGCGCGCCGAGGAATTGGAGCGCCAGCTTGCCGAAGGGCAATCGATCGTCGATCTAGACCCTTCGCTGATCGATGCTTCCTTCGTTGTCGACCGGCTGGGTGTTACCGCCGAGGCGCAAGCGGCGCTGGTGCAACAGATCCGCGACCACGGACAACAGGTGCCGATCCTCGTCAGACCACATCCGACGGCGAAGGAGCGCTACCAAGTCGCCTATGGTCACCGGCGGCTTGCGGCGCTCCGCGAAATTGGCGGCAAGGTCAAGGCGGTCATTCGCAATCTCAGCGACGAACAGCTCGTCGTCTCCCAGGGGCAGGAGAACAACGCCCGCACGGACCTCTCCTTTATCGAGCGCGCCCTTTTTGCGACGCGTCTCGAAGACCGTGGTTTCTCGCGCGAGATCATCATGTCGTCGCTCGGCGTCGACAAGGCCGCCCTGTCCAAGATGATCACTGTGGTGCGTCGGCTGCCGGTCGAAGTAATCGAGGCGGTCGGTGCCGCCCCCGCTTTTGGACGCCGACGGTGGATGGAACTGGCCGATCTTATCGATCTCGATGGCAACCGGTCGCGAGCGCTCGAATTTGTCGAAGAGACCGAGTTTCCGTCCGGCGAAAGCGATCAGCGCTTCGAAAAGCTGCTGAGCTTCCTCAGCACGGCCAAAGAGCGCGCAAAGGTCGAGGCGTGGATCGCGCCCGACCGCACACGTCCCGTACGCATCCGCGAGACGGAGTCAGAAACGACTCTTGCTTTCAGTAGGAAGGTTGCGCCGGGTTTTGCCGATTTCGTGAGGCAGAGGCTTCAATCTCTGTACCTCGAATACCAACAGGAAACAGGAGATTAA
- the repC gene encoding plasmid replication protein RepC, which translates to MERGSVTTPFGRRPMTLGMLSSQITAGRTRAERSVDKWKLFRWLCEAKTVVGVSDRSLAVLNALLSFYPGTELSGETGLVVFPSNTQLSLRAHGMAGTTLRRHLAALVEAGLILRRDSPNGKRYVRRSHSGTVGEAFGFDLSPLIARAAEFETTAAELAAERQHLRIMRERLSLCRRDVAKLLDLIRESAPQSDRQDCERMFALLIAQIPRKPSASDIEAVLAAMDSLRRDLTNQLENLLNSQKLDTNDHQNGRHIQNSHPDSLSESEQCLGKGPEPFLRKAAETNAVQALTEHRPKPASRHTTSPAATDRSSTLPQRPCREIPLPAVLQACPQIADYGPSGQILSWKDLMTAAIVVRSMLNVSADAYDDACSVLGCENAATIVACILERAEQITSPGGYLRELTRRARRQEFSIAPMVLALSRAKGSGGVALAS; encoded by the coding sequence ATGGAACGTGGAAGTGTGACGACGCCCTTTGGGCGGCGGCCGATGACGCTTGGCATGCTCTCAAGCCAAATCACTGCCGGCCGTACCCGGGCGGAACGATCGGTCGACAAATGGAAATTGTTTCGCTGGCTTTGCGAAGCGAAGACCGTGGTCGGCGTCTCCGATCGCTCGCTGGCGGTGCTGAATGCGCTGCTGAGCTTTTATCCCGGCACCGAACTGTCCGGGGAAACCGGCCTTGTCGTTTTTCCGTCCAACACCCAGCTTTCGCTTCGAGCGCATGGCATGGCCGGAACAACCTTGCGGCGCCACCTCGCCGCTCTCGTCGAAGCAGGCTTGATCCTTCGGCGCGACAGCCCGAACGGCAAGCGCTACGTCCGGCGAAGCCACAGCGGTACCGTCGGAGAAGCCTTCGGTTTCGATCTCTCTCCGCTGATCGCACGTGCGGCCGAGTTCGAAACCACCGCCGCGGAGCTCGCCGCCGAACGCCAGCATCTGCGCATCATGCGTGAAAGATTGAGCCTCTGCCGGCGCGACGTTGCCAAGTTGCTGGATCTCATCCGCGAAAGCGCTCCACAGAGCGATCGGCAGGACTGCGAGCGGATGTTCGCACTGCTGATCGCGCAGATTCCCCGCAAGCCTTCAGCCTCTGACATCGAAGCCGTTCTCGCAGCGATGGACAGTCTTCGCCGCGATCTTACCAACCAATTGGAAAATCTGCTGAATTCCCAAAAACTGGACACCAATGATCACCAGAATGGACGCCACATACAGAATTCACATCCAGACTCTCTTTCTGAATCTGAACAATGCTTGGGAAAAGGGCCTGAACCGTTTTTGCGAAAAGCAGCCGAAACAAACGCTGTACAGGCTTTGACTGAACATCGACCGAAACCGGCGTCACGCCACACAACGTCGCCGGCCGCCACCGATCGCTCGAGTACGCTGCCTCAACGGCCGTGCCGCGAAATCCCGCTGCCGGCCGTCCTGCAAGCCTGCCCACAGATCGCCGACTATGGGCCTTCTGGCCAGATTTTGAGTTGGAAGGATTTGATGACGGCGGCAATCGTCGTCCGCTCCATGCTCAATGTCAGCGCCGATGCTTATGACGACGCCTGCTCCGTCCTTGGTTGCGAGAACGCGGCAACCATCGTCGCCTGCATCCTGGAAAGAGCCGAGCAGATCACATCGCCGGGCGGCTACCTGCGTGAACTCACGAGACGGGCGCGACGGCAGGAATTTTCGATTGCCCCAATGGTCCTGGCGTTGAGCCGTGCAAAGGGAAGTGGAGGAGTTGCCCTTGCAAGCTAG
- a CDS encoding glycosyl transferase, protein MASVLAASGGVKQVICINWGTKYGPPFINRLYAMVARNITPPFTFTCFTDNRSGLRPEILCEDLPPLDVAMPVNTKGIWPKARLWGPKLGNLTGPVLFLDLDLVIVGSLDSFFEFGGPDDVVLARNQTTPFERLGQTSLFRFPVGKLVPLQERFRADPQGVANEYSFEQRFVTRNAPGGVKLFPRRWVLHFRQDCRWPFPLNYFLAPRLPADGRVVLFPRSLLPQHAIDGQFGYKGRPATPLGHIRGLFARDRRQKGVFSYLRHYIRPTPWVAEHWQE, encoded by the coding sequence ATGGCAAGCGTTCTGGCGGCAAGTGGCGGCGTCAAGCAGGTGATATGCATCAACTGGGGCACGAAGTACGGCCCGCCCTTCATCAACCGGCTTTACGCCATGGTGGCGCGCAACATCACGCCGCCTTTCACGTTCACCTGTTTCACCGATAACCGCAGCGGCCTGCGGCCCGAGATTCTCTGCGAAGATCTGCCGCCGCTCGACGTGGCGATGCCGGTCAACACCAAAGGCATCTGGCCGAAAGCGCGGCTCTGGGGTCCGAAGCTCGGCAATCTCACTGGTCCGGTGCTGTTCCTCGACCTCGATCTGGTGATCGTCGGATCGCTCGATTCCTTCTTCGAGTTTGGCGGGCCGGACGACGTGGTGCTGGCGCGAAATCAAACGACGCCCTTTGAACGTCTCGGACAGACGTCGTTGTTCCGGTTTCCGGTCGGCAAGCTCGTTCCGCTGCAGGAGAGGTTCCGCGCCGATCCGCAGGGCGTGGCTAATGAATACAGCTTCGAACAGCGCTTCGTAACGCGCAATGCGCCGGGCGGCGTCAAACTCTTTCCGCGGCGCTGGGTTCTGCATTTCCGGCAGGATTGCCGCTGGCCCTTTCCGCTCAACTATTTCCTGGCACCGCGGCTGCCTGCCGATGGCCGCGTGGTGCTCTTCCCCCGCAGCCTGCTGCCGCAACATGCGATCGATGGACAATTCGGCTACAAGGGTCGTCCGGCGACGCCGCTCGGACATATCCGCGGCCTGTTTGCACGTGACCGACGGCAGAAAGGCGTGTTCAGCTATCTGCGCCACTACATCCGCCCGACGCCATGGGTGGCAGAACACTGGCAAGAGTGA
- a CDS encoding RHE_PE00001 family protein, which yields MRYETPDPLHPTLLPALIAAEDNLARLDERAGRHPVSEGFRERGQFFDAAAALWVAGELVHVEDLVLHDAHMDARAPSHELTIAHAVLRARRRLDLAEPGWALTSAGLNVLRGEGGAVAEHNHRQELSAEANRDTAFSDTEDEAGENPLAAEFAELDAAIARSQRLLETHSGGIEETVSGLSPAAKASVEPMGQLGLLFEEDWDEEQRLDAWRAVLSTADQLPASLGAAILFDAWDRIEPLRRQHWLGSLLVGVYLRSRGKVSSHVLAFNTGLKTIRYERRRSKDRLTRLVAFLEAMTVTADLGMKELDRLSLAKTQMEMRVRDRRSSSNLPGLIDLVLSRPIVSTALIARHVGITPRSALNLVRELGVREMTGRGRYRGWGVL from the coding sequence ATGAGATACGAGACCCCGGATCCGCTCCATCCAACGCTGCTGCCGGCCCTGATTGCGGCGGAAGACAACCTTGCGCGTCTCGACGAACGGGCCGGCCGGCACCCGGTGTCGGAGGGGTTTCGCGAGCGCGGGCAGTTTTTCGATGCGGCCGCGGCGCTCTGGGTCGCCGGTGAACTGGTGCATGTCGAGGATCTCGTGCTGCACGATGCGCATATGGATGCGCGCGCACCCTCCCATGAGCTGACCATCGCCCATGCGGTGCTGCGCGCCCGCCGCCGGCTGGATCTTGCCGAGCCGGGCTGGGCGCTGACGAGCGCCGGATTGAACGTGCTGAGAGGCGAGGGCGGGGCGGTCGCGGAGCACAACCATCGCCAGGAGCTGTCGGCCGAAGCCAATCGGGATACGGCGTTTTCGGACACGGAAGACGAAGCGGGCGAAAATCCGCTCGCCGCTGAATTTGCCGAACTCGACGCAGCGATCGCTCGGTCGCAACGGCTTTTGGAAACTCACTCGGGCGGTATCGAGGAAACGGTTTCCGGGTTGTCGCCAGCCGCGAAGGCGAGCGTGGAGCCCATGGGGCAACTCGGATTGCTGTTCGAGGAGGATTGGGACGAAGAGCAGCGGCTCGATGCCTGGCGCGCCGTGCTTTCGACGGCCGATCAGTTGCCGGCCTCTCTTGGAGCGGCAATTCTCTTCGACGCCTGGGACCGCATCGAGCCGCTCAGGCGGCAACACTGGCTCGGCTCGCTGCTCGTCGGGGTCTACCTGCGTTCTCGCGGTAAAGTGTCCTCGCACGTGCTTGCGTTCAACACCGGCCTTAAGACGATCCGCTACGAGCGCCGCCGGTCGAAGGACAGGCTGACGCGGCTCGTTGCCTTCCTCGAGGCGATGACGGTGACGGCCGATCTCGGCATGAAGGAACTCGACCGGCTTTCCCTGGCAAAGACGCAAATGGAGATGCGAGTGAGAGATCGCCGTTCGAGCAGCAATCTCCCTGGGTTGATCGATCTCGTTCTGTCGCGGCCGATCGTCTCGACGGCGCTGATCGCCCGCCATGTCGGCATCACGCCGCGCAGTGCGCTCAATCTGGTGCGCGAGCTCGGCGTGCGCGAAATGACGGGCAGGGGACGTTATCGCGGCTGGGGCGTGCTTTAG
- a CDS encoding tripartite tricarboxylate transporter permease, whose protein sequence is MDLFSNLALGFATAASPANLLFCLIGVLLGTLIGVLPGIGATATIAMLLPITFQLEPVSSLIMLAGIYYGAQYGGSTTAILINMPGESSSAVTAIDGYQMARNGRAGAALAIAALGSFFAGTVSTFLVAIFAPPLTEIALEFGAAEYFSLMIVGLVSSVALAHGSIVKALAMVALGLLLGLVGTDIYTGTPRFTLGIREYADGLNFVAVAVGVFGIAEILRNLESEKTREVLMAKVSDLMPTRDDFKRMFAPVLRGTVIGSALGILPGGGAILAAFASYTVEKRMSDRPEEFGRGAIAGVAGPESANNAGAQTSFIPLLTLGIPANPVMALMIGAMIIQGIVPGPNVAVEQPALFWGIIASMWIGNLMLVVLNLPLIGLWVKLLKIPYFVLFPIIMAFCSIGVYSVNSNVYDLYAVAFFGLVGYLLLKLRCEPAPLLLGFVLGPLLEENLRRAMILSRGDPTTFVTRPISAVLLLIAAIVLVVVFLPAVKAKREEVFVEED, encoded by the coding sequence ATGGATCTTTTCAGCAATCTCGCCCTCGGCTTCGCCACCGCCGCCTCGCCGGCCAACCTTCTCTTCTGCCTGATCGGCGTCCTCCTCGGCACGCTCATCGGCGTCCTGCCCGGCATCGGCGCAACGGCAACGATCGCCATGCTGCTGCCGATCACCTTCCAACTTGAGCCGGTTTCCTCGCTGATCATGCTCGCCGGCATCTATTACGGCGCGCAATACGGCGGCTCGACCACCGCAATCCTGATCAACATGCCAGGCGAATCCTCCTCCGCAGTGACCGCGATCGACGGCTACCAGATGGCGCGCAATGGCCGCGCCGGTGCAGCACTCGCAATTGCGGCGCTCGGCTCGTTCTTTGCCGGAACCGTCTCGACCTTTCTGGTCGCGATCTTCGCGCCACCGCTCACCGAGATCGCGCTGGAGTTCGGCGCGGCCGAATATTTCTCGCTGATGATCGTCGGCCTCGTTTCCTCCGTCGCACTTGCCCATGGCTCGATCGTCAAGGCGCTGGCGATGGTCGCGCTCGGTCTGCTGCTCGGCCTCGTCGGCACCGACATCTATACCGGCACGCCGCGCTTCACGCTCGGCATTCGCGAATATGCAGACGGTCTCAATTTCGTGGCGGTTGCCGTCGGCGTCTTCGGCATCGCCGAGATCCTGCGCAATCTTGAAAGCGAGAAGACCCGCGAAGTGCTGATGGCGAAGGTCAGTGACCTGATGCCGACACGCGACGATTTCAAGCGGATGTTCGCGCCGGTGTTGCGCGGCACCGTGATCGGCTCGGCATTGGGCATTCTGCCGGGCGGCGGTGCGATCCTCGCCGCCTTCGCCTCCTATACGGTGGAAAAGCGCATGTCGGATCGGCCCGAGGAATTCGGCCGCGGCGCCATCGCCGGTGTCGCAGGGCCGGAAAGCGCCAACAATGCCGGAGCGCAGACGTCCTTCATTCCGCTCCTGACGCTTGGTATTCCGGCAAACCCTGTCATGGCGCTGATGATCGGCGCGATGATCATCCAGGGCATCGTGCCCGGCCCGAATGTGGCGGTGGAGCAGCCGGCGCTCTTCTGGGGCATCATCGCCTCGATGTGGATCGGCAACCTGATGCTGGTGGTCTTGAACCTGCCGCTGATCGGGCTCTGGGTGAAGCTGCTGAAGATCCCCTATTTCGTGCTGTTTCCGATCATCATGGCCTTCTGCTCAATCGGGGTCTACAGCGTCAATTCCAACGTCTACGACCTTTACGCCGTCGCCTTCTTCGGCCTCGTCGGTTACTTGCTCCTGAAGCTGCGCTGCGAACCGGCACCACTGCTGCTTGGCTTCGTGCTCGGGCCGCTGCTGGAAGAGAACTTGAGGCGCGCCATGATCCTGTCGCGCGGTGACCCGACCACCTTCGTCACCCGGCCGATCAGCGCCGTGCTGCTGCTGATCGCGGCAATCGTGCTCGTCGTCGTCTTCCTGCCGGCCGTCAAGGCCAAGCGCGAGGAGGTCTTCGTCGAGGAGGATTGA
- a CDS encoding tripartite tricarboxylate transporter TctB family protein has protein sequence MKSISFDTTNALCGSILTAVGLFFVWQSLSLELGTAFRMGPGYFPLLLSCVLTLLGAVILVQSARVQGEPMGAIAVRGMFLILPAPIFFGLTVRGLGFVPSIFFTALIACFASHRMKPHWALAISLALTVFSVAVFSYGLNLPFERFGPWVRF, from the coding sequence ATGAAATCCATCTCCTTCGACACGACCAATGCCCTATGCGGCAGCATCCTGACGGCCGTCGGGTTGTTCTTCGTCTGGCAGTCGCTCAGCCTCGAGCTCGGCACCGCCTTCCGCATGGGCCCCGGCTACTTCCCGCTCCTGCTCTCCTGCGTGTTGACGCTGCTCGGCGCCGTCATCCTTGTGCAGTCCGCGCGCGTCCAAGGCGAACCGATGGGGGCGATCGCGGTGCGCGGTATGTTCCTCATCCTGCCCGCACCGATCTTTTTCGGGCTGACCGTGCGAGGATTGGGGTTTGTTCCCTCAATCTTCTTCACCGCGCTCATTGCCTGTTTCGCCTCGCACCGCATGAAGCCGCATTGGGCGCTCGCCATCTCGCTTGCGTTGACAGTCTTTTCGGTCGCCGTGTTCAGCTACGGACTCAACCTCCCGTTCGAGCGCTTCGGCCCCTGGGTCCGGTTCTAG
- a CDS encoding tripartite tricarboxylate transporter substrate-binding protein translates to MKILQALLGAVAAVSLFAASASAQNYPERSITMVVPFSAGGPTDTVARLVAESMSKDLGQQIIVENVGGAGGTLGAGRVAQADPDGYTVLLHHIGMATSATLYRKLAYDTLNAFEYVGLVTEVPMTIVARKDFEPTDLKGLIDYVKANKDTVTVANAGIGAASHLCGMMFMSAIDTQLTTVPYKGTGPAMTDLLGGQVDIMCDQTTNTTKQIQGGTIKAYAVTSPARLKIFPDLPTAVESGLADFQVGIWHGIYTPKGTPAEVNERLSKSLQLALKDENVVARFAELGTEPSSDADATPAALKAKLESEIARWKPVIEAAGQYAD, encoded by the coding sequence ATGAAAATTCTGCAAGCGCTTCTGGGCGCTGTCGCCGCCGTTTCCCTTTTTGCCGCCTCGGCCAGCGCCCAAAACTATCCGGAGCGCTCGATCACGATGGTCGTGCCGTTCTCGGCCGGTGGCCCGACCGACACGGTCGCCCGTCTCGTCGCCGAATCGATGTCGAAGGATCTCGGCCAGCAGATCATCGTCGAGAATGTCGGCGGCGCCGGCGGAACGCTTGGCGCGGGCCGGGTCGCCCAGGCCGATCCGGATGGCTATACGGTCCTGCTCCACCATATCGGCATGGCGACCAGCGCCACGCTCTATCGCAAGCTCGCCTACGACACGCTGAACGCCTTCGAATATGTCGGCCTCGTCACCGAAGTGCCGATGACGATCGTCGCCCGCAAGGACTTCGAACCGACTGATCTCAAGGGGCTGATCGACTACGTCAAGGCCAACAAGGACACGGTGACGGTCGCCAATGCCGGCATCGGCGCCGCTTCGCATCTCTGCGGCATGATGTTCATGAGCGCGATCGACACCCAGCTCACCACCGTGCCGTACAAGGGCACCGGCCCGGCAATGACCGATCTGCTCGGCGGCCAGGTCGACATCATGTGCGACCAGACGACCAATACGACCAAGCAGATCCAGGGCGGCACGATTAAGGCCTATGCCGTCACCTCTCCCGCCCGTCTCAAGATCTTCCCCGATCTGCCGACGGCCGTCGAGAGCGGCCTCGCCGATTTCCAGGTCGGCATCTGGCACGGCATCTATACGCCGAAGGGCACGCCGGCCGAAGTGAACGAGCGCCTGTCGAAGTCGCTGCAGCTGGCGCTCAAGGACGAGAATGTCGTCGCGCGCTTTGCCGAGCTCGGCACCGAACCGTCGAGCGACGCGGACGCGACGCCGGCGGCGCTGAAGGCCAAGCTCGAAAGCGAGATCGCCCGCTGGAAGCCGGTGATCGAGGCCGCCGGTCAGTACGCCGACTAA
- a CDS encoding pseudouridine synthase has translation MDHVQHPWRLEVVKQPRHSPKRHGSETKAEAGKRVTLARALSKLGYCSRTQAEKLIADGRVSVGGRTTTDLSRWVDVGADRIAVDGVTVAAEAKIYLMLNKPRGLVTTRDDPEGRPTVYSCLGDADARFLSPVGRLDKASEGLLLFTNDTVLAQRLLDPETHLGKVYHVQVNGIFGDDAVAGMMEGVVEGGERLQAIGVRRLRSGDRNSWIEVELQEGRNRQIRRMLEVLGFECLRLVRVSIGEIKLGDLAKGEVRPLTEAEIRYLRRRTGLEI, from the coding sequence ATGGACCATGTCCAACACCCTTGGAGACTGGAAGTCGTGAAACAGCCGCGCCACTCACCGAAGAGACATGGCAGCGAAACGAAAGCCGAGGCCGGCAAGCGCGTGACGCTCGCGCGTGCGCTGTCCAAACTCGGCTATTGCTCCCGTACGCAGGCCGAGAAGCTGATCGCCGACGGCCGCGTCAGCGTCGGCGGTCGAACGACGACGGATCTTTCGCGCTGGGTCGATGTCGGGGCCGACAGAATTGCCGTTGACGGCGTCACGGTCGCGGCGGAAGCCAAGATCTACCTGATGCTGAACAAGCCGCGCGGGCTTGTCACCACGCGCGACGATCCGGAGGGGCGGCCGACAGTCTATAGTTGCCTCGGCGACGCCGATGCGCGGTTTCTCTCGCCGGTCGGCAGGCTCGACAAGGCGAGCGAGGGACTCCTGCTCTTCACCAACGACACGGTGCTGGCGCAGCGCCTGCTCGACCCGGAGACGCATCTCGGCAAGGTCTACCATGTGCAGGTGAACGGCATCTTCGGCGACGACGCGGTTGCGGGAATGATGGAGGGCGTCGTGGAAGGCGGTGAACGGCTGCAGGCCATCGGCGTCAGGCGGCTGAGAAGCGGCGACCGCAACAGCTGGATCGAGGTCGAGTTGCAGGAGGGGCGCAACCGGCAGATCCGCCGCATGCTGGAGGTGCTCGGCTTCGAGTGCCTGCGGCTCGTGCGCGTCTCGATCGGCGAGATAAAGCTTGGCGACCTGGCGAAAGGTGAAGTCCGGCCGCTGACCGAAGCCGAGATCCGATATCTCCGGCGGCGCACCGGCCTTGAGATTTGA
- a CDS encoding DUF3300 domain-containing protein has protein sequence MIKSILRGVAALAAISLLHIGGDRFLVTNAFAQQTAAAPAEEQPAPEPFTDEELEILVARIALYPDELVALISAASLYPLQIVEAERFLEARAKNPDLKPKESWDGSVISLLNYPQIVKMMSDDLEWTQQLGQALAYQQKDVLIAIQQLREEAVANGVIKSDDKVKVVEEGDNIVIQAASPEKIYVPQYPPAMLYEADYAPVPIAYYPQPYPSYYYPGAAFFAGAVTGAVWAAVVDWDNWGVWGGRWDGDINVDCNKCFNNIDINGKIKWNDIDWKNVDRSKLSFDRDQLQKFDRTNIRNNIKANTDNSIRTRAAELERDRPTQRPGGGSGQLKDVRKSTLEGLQARPRPEAKPRPNVERPAAAQRDVAKPSINRAAGKRPATIDRPVGKPKAAAKLDSRPRKPSGLGNVSHGKREVVASQRGGHSMGGGHSGGGRPHKVIKRGGGRR, from the coding sequence ATGATCAAGTCAATCCTGCGGGGTGTCGCCGCCCTGGCGGCAATCTCGCTGCTGCACATCGGCGGCGACCGCTTTCTCGTAACGAATGCTTTTGCCCAGCAGACGGCCGCCGCTCCTGCCGAGGAACAGCCGGCGCCCGAACCATTTACGGACGAAGAGCTTGAGATTCTCGTCGCCCGCATCGCGCTTTATCCCGATGAGCTGGTGGCGCTGATCTCCGCGGCATCGCTCTATCCCCTGCAGATCGTCGAGGCCGAGCGCTTTCTCGAGGCGCGCGCAAAAAATCCCGATCTGAAGCCGAAGGAAAGCTGGGACGGCAGCGTGATCTCGCTTTTGAACTATCCGCAGATTGTCAAGATGATGAGCGACGACCTCGAGTGGACGCAACAGCTCGGCCAGGCGCTCGCCTATCAGCAGAAAGACGTGCTGATCGCCATTCAGCAACTGCGCGAGGAAGCGGTCGCCAATGGCGTCATCAAGTCCGACGACAAGGTCAAGGTGGTCGAAGAGGGCGACAACATCGTCATCCAGGCGGCGAGCCCGGAAAAGATCTATGTGCCGCAATATCCGCCGGCGATGCTCTACGAGGCGGATTATGCGCCGGTGCCGATCGCCTATTATCCGCAGCCCTATCCGTCCTATTATTATCCGGGTGCGGCGTTTTTCGCTGGTGCCGTGACCGGCGCGGTATGGGCAGCGGTCGTCGACTGGGACAACTGGGGCGTCTGGGGCGGGCGCTGGGACGGCGACATCAATGTCGACTGCAACAAGTGCTTCAACAACATCGACATCAACGGCAAGATCAAGTGGAACGACATCGATTGGAAGAATGTCGATCGCAGCAAACTGAGCTTCGACCGGGATCAGCTCCAGAAGTTCGACAGGACGAACATCCGCAACAATATCAAGGCCAATACCGACAACAGCATTCGCACCCGCGCCGCTGAACTCGAGAGAGATCGCCCCACACAGCGTCCCGGTGGGGGCAGCGGCCAGCTAAAGGACGTGCGCAAGAGCACGCTCGAGGGTTTGCAGGCAAGACCGAGGCCGGAAGCAAAGCCGAGACCGAACGTCGAAAGGCCTGCGGCGGCGCAACGCGATGTCGCCAAGCCAAGCATCAACCGGGCGGCCGGCAAAAGGCCCGCGACGATCGACCGGCCTGTCGGCAAACCCAAGGCGGCGGCGAAGCTCGACAGCCGGCCGCGCAAACCGTCCGGACTTGGCAATGTCTCCCATGGAAAGCGGGAAGTGGTCGCCTCCCAGCGCGGCGGGCATAGCATGGGCGGCGGTCACAGCGGCGGCGGCAGGCCGCACAAGGTAATCAAACGCGGCGGCGGCAGGCGCTGA